A segment of the Syntrophorhabdus sp. genome:
AGGGACGTCCAACGTCCAGAAGATGATCATCGCCCAGTTTGCCCTGGGATACAGAAAGTAAACGAGTGAGTCAATCCTGAAGGAGGTAAGTTTATGGCTACTGAAGTAACATGTCCCATGGTAGGAAAGATCGTTAAGGTTGATGTGAAGGTCGGCGACAAGGTGAACGAGGACGATCAGGTCGCGATCCTCGAGGCAATGAAGATGGAAATGCCGATCGTTGCTCCGGCAGCCGGAACCGTCAAGGAGATCCTTGTTGAGGCCGGTCAGGAAGTGGAAGCGGATACGGTCATCGCAACTCTTGAATAGCGCAAAAGAAAAAGGGGGAGAAGCTTATGTTAGTTGCCGGGATAGATATAGGTTCGATCACAACTGAAGCTCTGCTTCTCGATAAGGATAAGGGAATATTGGGTTATACCATCCTTCAGACGGGCGCGGATTCCAAGAAGACGGCTGAGATGGCACTTGAGAAAGTGCTCGCCTATCCGGGCAAAAGCCCTTCAGATGTATCCTATATTGTAGCAACCGGCTGCGGCAGAAAAAGAGCGGCCTTTGCGAAGCAGGCGGTCACGGAGATCACATGCATAGCGAAAGGCGTGAACCATCTTTTTCCGCAGGCGAGAACGATCATCGATATCGGCGGTCAGGACACGAAGGTCATCAGGATAGATGAAAAGGGCCGCGTCGTTGAGTTCGAAATGAATGACAAGTGTGCCGCCGGGACCGGAAGGTTCATCGAGGTCATGGCCAAGGCACTGAACGTGGAACTCGACAGGATCGGTGATCTGTCGCTGAAACACAAGAAGGACGTCACCATCAGCAGTATCTGCACGGTTTTTGCCGAGTCAGAGGTCATATCCCTCGTCAGCGAGGGCGAAGAGCTGGAGGATATCCTTTACGGTATCCACAAGGCCATCGCCGACAGGACGATGGGACTCATCAACAGGCTCGGTGGTATCCAGAACGATGTCATCATGGCGGGTGGGGTTGCGAAGAACATCGGCGTGGTAAAGGCCCTCGAGGCAGCGCTGGGCACGCAGCTCAAGATACATGTCGAGCCACAGATCGTGGGGTCTCTCGGCGCCGCCATCATCGCGATGGAGAAGTCAGCGTAGCTGACGGGAAAAGAGGATCAAAAGAAAGGCCAGCTTGTTCTGCAAGCTGGCCTTTTTGTTATCACGAACCTGCGCCTGTGTGGAGGGGCCGGCGGGGCGTCTGCCGTTCAGGCGGCAACCCGGGCCTGCTCCGGCTCTTTGTCCTTGCGAAGCTTCTGCATGGCTATCACGATGAAGAGGCAGAGAAATCCCGCCACATCTCCAAGCCTGTGGG
Coding sequences within it:
- a CDS encoding biotin/lipoyl-binding protein, which encodes MATEVTCPMVGKIVKVDVKVGDKVNEDDQVAILEAMKMEMPIVAPAAGTVKEILVEAGQEVEADTVIATLE
- a CDS encoding 2-hydroxyglutaryl-CoA dehydratase, with amino-acid sequence MLVAGIDIGSITTEALLLDKDKGILGYTILQTGADSKKTAEMALEKVLAYPGKSPSDVSYIVATGCGRKRAAFAKQAVTEITCIAKGVNHLFPQARTIIDIGGQDTKVIRIDEKGRVVEFEMNDKCAAGTGRFIEVMAKALNVELDRIGDLSLKHKKDVTISSICTVFAESEVISLVSEGEELEDILYGIHKAIADRTMGLINRLGGIQNDVIMAGGVAKNIGVVKALEAALGTQLKIHVEPQIVGSLGAAIIAMEKSA